From a region of the Pseudoxanthomonas sp. X-1 genome:
- a CDS encoding alginate lyase family protein — MIRSVPLSVLLASALALSAAPAPGSPAPAATVQRHDADAAPVLVTLEEWKAMATQGASAPLFAREQARASRELDKQLQRGIDVPVPKDPGGGYTHEQHKRNYQAIEAAGTLYRLTGDKRYAEFARDMLLRYAKLYPTLGPHPAGRSEVPGRLFWQTLNDSVWVVHAIAGYDAIRDTLTPADRKTIDDNVFRAMARFMSDESPDNFDKIHNHATWAVAAVGMTGYVLRDPTLVDKALKGTRQDGSAGFLKQIDQLFSPDGYYEEGPYYQRYALAPFILFADAIARNEPQRKIFQYRDGVLLKAVDTLVQTSYGGYFFPLNDAILDKGVDTEELVAGIDIAYAQTGDTRLLSVAQQQKRVLLSPEGLAVARALQENKARPFAFHPTLLRDGGDGRQGAMAILRMNGDDGQTLVMKNTSQGMGHGHFDKLNWIFYDNGQRVVTDYGAARFLNVEAKQGGTYLPENKSWAKQTVAHNTLVVDETSQFDGDWKLGAQRPPRQLLFADTADTQVSSARMDGAYDGVSFTRTLALVSHPDLGEPVVIDLLRVHGDKAARYDLPLHYAGHIMQVGFKAERAVAERPVLGKANGYQHLWVDATSQPAAGERTLEWLLDGRFYTYRFAASAPTRAILAESGANDPDFNLRREPALIQRMDGQKDATFYGVLEPHGEYNGTAEYVRGANSRIDRLERIRGRDADVVVLSLAGGKTLALAVADDGSDATAEHHVSGDGYDYRWRGGWARFDAKSGAAATPREANP, encoded by the coding sequence ATGATCCGATCCGTCCCCCTGTCCGTGCTGCTGGCGTCCGCGCTGGCGCTGTCCGCCGCGCCCGCGCCGGGATCGCCCGCGCCGGCCGCGACCGTCCAGCGCCACGATGCCGATGCCGCACCGGTGCTGGTGACGCTGGAGGAATGGAAGGCGATGGCCACGCAGGGGGCGTCCGCGCCGCTGTTCGCCCGGGAACAGGCCAGGGCGAGCCGGGAGCTGGACAAGCAGCTCCAGCGCGGCATCGACGTGCCGGTGCCCAAGGATCCGGGCGGCGGCTATACCCACGAGCAGCACAAGCGCAACTACCAGGCCATCGAAGCGGCCGGCACGCTGTATCGCCTGACCGGCGACAAGCGCTACGCCGAGTTCGCCCGCGACATGCTGTTGCGTTACGCCAAGCTGTATCCCACGCTGGGCCCGCATCCGGCCGGCCGCAGCGAAGTACCGGGTCGCCTGTTCTGGCAGACGCTCAACGATTCTGTGTGGGTCGTGCATGCGATCGCCGGCTACGACGCGATCCGCGACACGCTTACGCCGGCCGATCGCAAGACCATCGACGACAACGTGTTCCGCGCGATGGCGCGCTTCATGTCGGACGAATCGCCGGACAACTTCGACAAGATCCACAACCACGCGACCTGGGCGGTGGCCGCGGTCGGCATGACCGGCTACGTGCTGCGCGACCCGACCCTGGTCGACAAGGCGCTGAAGGGCACCAGGCAGGACGGCAGTGCGGGCTTCCTCAAGCAGATCGACCAGCTGTTCTCGCCGGATGGCTATTACGAGGAAGGGCCGTACTACCAGCGCTATGCGCTGGCGCCGTTCATCCTGTTCGCCGATGCGATCGCGCGCAACGAGCCGCAGCGGAAGATCTTCCAGTACCGTGACGGAGTGCTGCTCAAGGCGGTCGATACGCTCGTGCAGACCAGCTACGGCGGCTACTTCTTCCCGCTCAACGACGCGATCCTGGACAAAGGCGTGGACACCGAGGAACTGGTGGCCGGCATCGACATCGCCTACGCACAGACCGGCGATACACGCCTGCTCTCGGTGGCGCAGCAGCAGAAGCGCGTGTTGCTGAGTCCTGAAGGGCTTGCCGTAGCCAGGGCGCTGCAGGAAAACAAGGCCCGGCCCTTTGCCTTTCATCCGACGCTGCTGCGCGACGGCGGCGACGGCCGGCAGGGCGCGATGGCGATCCTGCGCATGAATGGCGACGATGGCCAGACCCTGGTGATGAAGAACACCAGCCAGGGCATGGGCCACGGCCACTTCGACAAGCTCAACTGGATCTTCTACGACAATGGCCAGCGCGTGGTCACCGACTACGGCGCGGCGCGTTTCCTCAACGTGGAAGCCAAGCAGGGCGGGACCTACCTGCCGGAGAACAAGAGCTGGGCCAAGCAGACCGTGGCCCACAACACGCTGGTGGTGGACGAGACCAGCCAGTTCGACGGGGACTGGAAGCTGGGCGCGCAGCGTCCGCCCAGGCAACTGCTGTTCGCCGACACGGCCGACACGCAGGTCAGCAGCGCACGCATGGACGGGGCCTACGACGGCGTCAGCTTTACCCGCACGCTGGCGCTGGTGTCGCATCCGGACCTGGGCGAGCCGGTGGTGATCGACCTGTTGCGCGTGCACGGCGACAAGGCGGCGCGTTACGACCTGCCCCTGCATTACGCCGGCCACATCATGCAGGTCGGCTTCAAGGCCGAGCGGGCCGTCGCCGAGCGGCCGGTGCTGGGCAAGGCCAACGGCTACCAGCATCTGTGGGTGGACGCGACGTCGCAGCCGGCGGCCGGGGAGCGCACGCTGGAATGGCTGCTGGACGGGCGCTTCTACACCTATCGTTTCGCCGCCAGCGCCCCGACGCGCGCGATCCTGGCCGAAAGCGGCGCCAACGATCCGGACTTCAATCTGCGCCGCGAGCCGGCGCTGATCCAGCGGATGGACGGGCAGAAGGACGCGACGTTCTACGGCGTGCTGGAGCCGCACGGCGAATACAACGGCACGGCCGAGTACGTCCGCGGCGCGAACAGCCGCATCGACCGGCTCGAACGGATCCGCGGCCGCGATGCCGACGTGGTCGTGCTGAGCCTGGCCGGCGGCAAGACCCTCGCGCTGGCCGTGGCCGACGATGGCTCGGATGCGACGGCCGAACACCACGTCAGCGGCGACGGCTACGACTATCGCTGGCGCGGTGGCTGGGCGCGTTTCGATGCGAAGTCGGGCGCCGCTGCGACGCCCAGGGAGGCCAACCCGTGA
- a CDS encoding MFS transporter, translating into MIVGLIAVATVINYIDRNALAVMWPEIAKDVGATKEDYALLVTVFMLFYAAGQFLFGRLFDIIGTRMGFALSIGVWSVSIALHSITHSIFSFSLVRALLGVSEAGAWPGAVKANAEWFPAHERALAQGIFNAGASVGAIVSAPLIAVLFLWLGWRGTFVLVGALGFVWLLPWLIVYRAGPDRHPWVSEAERVLISDRGESSSGPAPEYLPSVRQLMSHRQSWGIVIARFFLDPIWWLFVSWLPIYLAETFGFDIKQIGIFAWVPYVGAALGSLLGGWMSGRLIARGWSVDRARKWSITGGCVVMAPALLGAVLATDPMWAVITIAAVLFGFQVAIGNIQTLPGDLFGGKSVGSLAGIGGMAAVAGTLVTTWLVPVMTTRSYAPIFILVAALVPLSLIAVWWIAGPIRKLEGPALRG; encoded by the coding sequence ATGATCGTCGGCCTGATCGCCGTGGCCACGGTCATCAACTACATCGACCGCAATGCCCTGGCGGTGATGTGGCCGGAGATCGCCAAGGACGTCGGCGCGACCAAGGAGGACTACGCGCTGCTGGTGACGGTGTTCATGCTGTTCTACGCCGCGGGCCAGTTCCTGTTCGGGCGGCTGTTCGACATCATCGGCACGCGCATGGGCTTCGCGCTGTCGATCGGCGTGTGGTCGGTCTCGATCGCGTTGCATTCGATCACGCACTCGATCTTCTCCTTCAGCCTGGTACGCGCGCTGCTGGGCGTCAGCGAAGCCGGTGCCTGGCCCGGAGCGGTGAAGGCGAACGCCGAATGGTTCCCGGCGCACGAGCGCGCGCTGGCGCAGGGCATCTTCAACGCCGGTGCCTCGGTGGGCGCGATCGTGTCGGCGCCCCTGATCGCCGTGCTGTTCCTGTGGCTGGGCTGGCGCGGCACCTTCGTGCTGGTCGGCGCACTGGGATTCGTCTGGCTGCTGCCATGGCTGATCGTGTATCGCGCCGGGCCGGACCGACATCCGTGGGTCAGCGAGGCCGAGCGGGTGCTGATCTCCGATCGCGGTGAATCGTCGTCGGGCCCCGCGCCGGAGTATCTGCCCAGCGTGCGCCAGCTGATGTCGCACCGGCAGAGCTGGGGCATCGTGATCGCGCGGTTCTTCCTCGATCCGATCTGGTGGCTGTTCGTCTCGTGGCTGCCGATCTACCTGGCCGAGACCTTCGGCTTCGACATCAAGCAGATCGGCATCTTCGCCTGGGTGCCCTATGTCGGCGCGGCGCTGGGCAGCCTGCTCGGCGGCTGGATGTCGGGGCGGCTGATCGCGCGTGGCTGGAGCGTGGATCGCGCCCGCAAGTGGTCCATCACCGGTGGATGCGTCGTGATGGCGCCGGCACTCCTGGGCGCGGTCCTGGCGACCGACCCGATGTGGGCGGTGATCACCATCGCCGCGGTGCTGTTCGGCTTCCAGGTCGCGATCGGCAACATCCAGACGCTGCCGGGCGATCTGTTCGGCGGCAAGTCGGTCGGATCGCTGGCCGGTATCGGCGGCATGGCGGCGGTCGCCGGCACCCTGGTCACCACCTGGCTGGTGCCGGTGATGACCACCCGATCCTATGCCCCGATCTTCATCCTGGTCGCCGCGCTGGTGCCGCTGTCGCTGATCGCCGTGTGGTGGATCGCCGGTCCGATCCGCAAGCTCGAAGGTCCCGCGCTTCGCGGCTGA
- a CDS encoding glucose 1-dehydrogenase, whose product MQFRDKVAIVTGGGRDIGREVSLKLAAGGARVVVNYANDEASAQATVRRIADAGGTAIAHRADVTDARAVDGLIAATQAAFGQKIDVLVNVAGGMVERRPLADIDEAFFRKVMDLNLTSTYLTTRAVVPHMEAGAAIVNFASQAGRDGGGPGAAIYATSKAGVMTFTRAMAKELGPKGIRVNSLCCGMIATRFHDEFTKPEVRTAVAGATPLRRQGDAAEAADAAVYLASDAASFIQGANLDVNGGTYFS is encoded by the coding sequence ATGCAATTCAGAGACAAGGTCGCCATCGTCACCGGAGGCGGGCGCGATATCGGGCGCGAGGTGTCGCTCAAGCTGGCCGCCGGCGGCGCCAGGGTCGTGGTCAACTACGCCAACGACGAGGCCAGTGCACAGGCCACGGTCAGGCGGATCGCCGATGCCGGCGGCACGGCCATCGCGCATCGTGCCGACGTCACCGATGCGCGCGCGGTCGATGGCCTCATCGCCGCGACGCAGGCCGCGTTCGGGCAGAAGATCGACGTGCTGGTCAACGTCGCCGGCGGCATGGTCGAGCGTCGTCCGCTGGCGGACATCGACGAAGCGTTCTTCCGCAAGGTGATGGATCTCAACCTCACCTCGACCTACCTCACCACGCGTGCGGTCGTGCCGCACATGGAAGCCGGCGCGGCCATCGTCAATTTCGCCTCGCAGGCCGGCCGCGACGGCGGCGGCCCGGGGGCGGCCATCTATGCGACCTCCAAGGCGGGCGTGATGACCTTCACCCGCGCGATGGCCAAGGAGCTCGGCCCGAAAGGCATCCGCGTCAATTCGCTGTGCTGCGGCATGATCGCCACGCGCTTCCATGACGAGTTCACCAAGCCGGAAGTCCGCACGGCGGTCGCCGGCGCCACGCCGCTGCGCCGCCAGGGCGATGCGGCCGAAGCGGCCGATGCCGCGGTCTACCTGGCCTCCGATGCGGCCAGCTTCATCCAGGGCGCCAACCTGGACGTCAACGGCGGCACCTACTTTTCCTGA
- a CDS encoding GDSL-type esterase/lipase family protein, which yields MRWIYAIGLVAVWTLAALPAHAQVWVPAWTASPAPDRKDGTPDKPVQFADQTVRQDMRLGTSAKALRFRISNELGTVPLKLTLVSAQRAGQGKPLPVTVDGRSEIVVPVGAALLTDPVPLAAPAMQEVALTVYFREATRPAVRRTPLRIAQGKVAQVDDGVAMSYLQSVVSAVYALRDSKPKIIVALGDSITEGATATRGSHGQWPELLGARLQQACPDQYVVLNQGISGNKVMDPGRSHSALARMDRDVIAVSDADEVILFEGINDIRHNGAPTFTPGRNAPDMILAYRQIAQRLHDHRIKIYAATMTPFGGSERYEPVSAGTRTAINAWMRGKDSGFDGLLDFDRILRDPARPESLPDAITRDHLHPNDAGYQRLADAIDLSVFGCKAR from the coding sequence ATGCGCTGGATCTACGCCATTGGGCTGGTTGCGGTATGGACGCTGGCGGCGTTGCCGGCGCATGCACAGGTCTGGGTGCCGGCGTGGACGGCCTCGCCGGCGCCGGATCGCAAGGACGGCACGCCGGACAAGCCGGTGCAGTTCGCCGATCAGACGGTGCGCCAGGACATGCGCCTGGGGACGTCGGCCAAGGCACTGCGCTTCCGCATCAGCAACGAACTGGGCACCGTGCCCTTGAAGCTGACGCTGGTCTCGGCGCAGCGCGCCGGGCAGGGCAAGCCGCTGCCGGTCACCGTCGACGGGCGCAGCGAGATCGTCGTGCCGGTCGGTGCGGCCTTGCTGACCGATCCGGTGCCCTTGGCCGCGCCGGCGATGCAGGAGGTCGCGCTGACGGTGTATTTCCGGGAAGCCACCCGGCCGGCCGTGCGCCGCACCCCGTTGCGCATCGCACAGGGCAAGGTGGCACAGGTCGATGACGGCGTGGCAATGTCCTATCTGCAGAGCGTGGTCTCGGCGGTGTACGCCTTGCGCGACAGCAAGCCGAAGATCATCGTCGCGCTGGGCGATTCGATCACCGAGGGCGCCACGGCGACGCGTGGCAGCCATGGCCAGTGGCCGGAACTGCTGGGCGCCCGTCTGCAACAGGCCTGCCCCGATCAGTACGTCGTGCTCAACCAAGGCATCAGCGGCAACAAGGTGATGGACCCGGGACGCAGCCACAGCGCGCTGGCACGGATGGACCGCGACGTGATCGCGGTATCCGATGCCGACGAGGTGATCCTGTTCGAGGGCATCAACGACATCCGCCACAACGGCGCGCCGACCTTCACCCCGGGGCGCAACGCGCCCGACATGATCCTGGCCTACAGGCAGATCGCCCAGCGCCTGCACGATCACCGCATCAAGATCTACGCGGCGACGATGACGCCGTTCGGGGGTTCCGAGCGCTACGAGCCGGTCTCGGCCGGGACCCGCACGGCGATCAACGCCTGGATGCGCGGCAAGGACAGCGGCTTCGACGGACTGCTGGATTTCGACAGGATCCTGCGCGATCCCGCCAGGCCCGAGTCGCTGCCGGACGCCATCACGCGGGACCACCTGCATCCGAACGACGCCGGTTACCAGCGCCTGGCCGATGCCATCGACCTGTCGGTGTTCGGTTGCAAGGCCAGGTGA
- a CDS encoding sugar kinase, translating into MSTTMREPLFQVPSEATRRWDCAALGEVMLRFDPGEERIRSARSFRVWEGGGEYNVARGLRSTFGHRTVALSALPRSELGALAEAMIGAGGVDTSQLLWRAYDGIGRNTRLGLNFTERGFGLRAALGVSDRAHSSASQIGPDEFDWDALFGAHGARWLHTGGIFAALSESTARTAVAAARAARRHGVPVSYDLNYRASLWQAHPDPDAARLTNCAVAAECDLLFGDEYSFAACLGMDVSDLGTRSTPMDPAPAHAAAQRALQRFPQLKAVAFTLRDARNASRNGWAGALCTRQALHVSSAYTVDILDRVGGGDAFVSGLLHGVFDGADPQRAVELGAAHGALAMTTPGDNAIASLAEVESVMRGESAAARR; encoded by the coding sequence GTGAGCACGACGATGCGCGAGCCGCTGTTCCAGGTCCCGTCCGAAGCCACCCGCCGCTGGGACTGCGCGGCGCTGGGCGAGGTGATGCTGCGCTTCGATCCGGGCGAGGAGCGCATCCGCAGCGCGCGCAGCTTCCGGGTCTGGGAAGGCGGTGGCGAGTACAACGTCGCGCGCGGGCTGCGCAGCACCTTCGGCCATCGCACCGTGGCCCTGAGCGCCTTGCCGCGCAGCGAGCTGGGCGCGCTGGCCGAAGCGATGATCGGCGCTGGCGGCGTCGATACCTCGCAACTGCTGTGGCGCGCGTACGACGGCATCGGCCGCAATACCCGCCTGGGCCTGAACTTCACCGAGCGCGGCTTCGGCCTGCGTGCCGCATTGGGCGTGTCCGACCGTGCGCACTCGTCGGCCTCGCAGATCGGCCCGGACGAATTCGACTGGGACGCGCTGTTCGGCGCGCACGGCGCGCGTTGGCTGCACACCGGCGGCATCTTCGCGGCCTTGTCCGAGAGCACCGCAAGGACGGCGGTGGCCGCGGCGCGCGCGGCGCGGCGACACGGCGTGCCGGTCTCGTACGATCTCAACTATCGCGCCAGCCTGTGGCAGGCCCATCCGGATCCGGATGCGGCGCGCCTGACCAATTGCGCGGTGGCGGCCGAGTGCGATCTGCTGTTCGGCGACGAGTATTCGTTCGCCGCCTGCCTGGGCATGGACGTCTCCGACCTCGGCACGCGCAGCACGCCCATGGATCCGGCACCGGCGCATGCCGCCGCGCAGCGTGCCCTGCAGCGCTTCCCGCAGCTCAAGGCCGTGGCCTTTACCCTGCGCGACGCGCGCAATGCCTCGCGCAATGGGTGGGCCGGCGCGCTGTGCACGCGCCAGGCGTTGCACGTGTCGTCGGCCTATACCGTCGACATTCTCGATCGGGTGGGGGGTGGCGACGCCTTTGTCTCCGGCCTGTTGCATGGCGTGTTCGACGGGGCGGACCCGCAGCGCGCGGTCGAACTGGGCGCTGCGCATGGCGCGCTGGCGATGACCACGCCTGGCGACAACGCGATCGCCTCGTTGGCCGAGGTCGAATCGGTCATGCGCGGCGAATCGGCCGCCGCGCGCCGCTGA
- a CDS encoding tautomerase family protein, which yields MPEVVVFAVEGRTAQQKKALMKAITDAVAEHFAVDPAGVVVQIVEAARDSKSKGGVPYSER from the coding sequence ATGCCTGAAGTGGTCGTATTCGCGGTCGAAGGCCGCACCGCGCAGCAGAAGAAAGCCCTGATGAAGGCCATCACCGATGCGGTGGCCGAACACTTCGCCGTCGATCCGGCCGGCGTGGTGGTGCAGATCGTCGAAGCCGCCAGGGACAGCAAGTCCAAGGGCGGCGTGCCCTACAGCGAGCGTTAG
- a CDS encoding sensor domain-containing diguanylate cyclase, translating into MTMSDPPRRRWLPELLRGFVLTVCLLFAGAEYWHGLETRREATAQIHLDAGNLARSVSQHAEDSILVADSVLSGIVENLRIDGAAPREARRLDDYLGDEARRSGRIHGLFVYDAQGRWIASSLEHLPSNVNNADRAYFKHHQAVDDTLPWVGPPVRSRSDNQWIITVSRRYNDARGRFAGVVLASIRSAYFAEHYRAFNVGRHGAITLLNDAGQVCARAPQLDSVGQDLSRTDLFARLRSAPTGSITYASPFDHVRRISGFQHGERFPLIAVASLSEDEALTAWRGSVRTHALLTLVTVVLLAGLGEWLRRQLLARQAAQDRLETLVRTDALTGLANRRALDEALADAWARARRDGTPLGLMLADIDHFKNFNDTYGHQAGDVCITQVAQVLRQGARRPGDLAARYGGEELALVLPGCDTDALRTMGEALCRNVRALQIPHAESYSASVVTISVGAVALWPSRLGEDEGPATLIHLADMALYDAKAGGRDRAAVRA; encoded by the coding sequence ATGACGATGTCCGACCCGCCACGTCGGCGATGGCTGCCCGAACTGCTGCGCGGATTCGTGCTGACCGTCTGCCTGCTGTTCGCAGGCGCCGAGTACTGGCATGGGCTGGAGACCCGGCGCGAGGCGACCGCCCAGATCCATCTGGACGCGGGCAACCTGGCGCGCTCGGTCAGCCAGCACGCCGAGGATTCGATCCTGGTGGCCGACAGCGTGTTGTCGGGCATCGTCGAGAACCTGCGCATCGACGGCGCCGCGCCGCGCGAAGCGCGCCGGCTGGACGACTACCTGGGCGATGAGGCGCGCCGCTCCGGCCGCATCCACGGACTGTTCGTGTACGACGCGCAGGGCCGCTGGATCGCCTCCTCGCTGGAACACCTGCCGAGCAACGTGAACAACGCCGACCGGGCGTACTTCAAGCACCACCAGGCCGTGGACGACACCCTGCCGTGGGTCGGCCCGCCCGTGCGCAGCCGCTCGGACAACCAGTGGATCATCACGGTCAGCCGCCGCTACAACGACGCGCGCGGGCGGTTCGCCGGGGTGGTGCTGGCCAGCATCCGCTCGGCCTACTTCGCCGAGCACTACCGGGCGTTCAACGTCGGCCGCCATGGCGCCATCACCCTGTTGAACGACGCCGGCCAGGTGTGCGCGCGTGCGCCGCAGCTGGACAGCGTCGGCCAGGACCTCTCGCGCACGGACCTGTTCGCCCGCCTGCGAAGCGCACCCACCGGCTCGATCACCTACGCCTCGCCGTTCGACCACGTCCGGCGCATCAGCGGCTTCCAGCACGGCGAGCGCTTCCCGTTGATCGCGGTGGCGTCGCTGTCCGAGGACGAGGCGCTGACGGCCTGGCGCGGCTCGGTGCGCACCCATGCGCTGCTGACGCTGGTCACCGTCGTACTGCTGGCGGGCCTGGGCGAGTGGCTGCGTCGCCAGCTGCTGGCGCGTCAGGCCGCGCAGGACCGGCTGGAAACGCTGGTGCGCACCGATGCGCTGACCGGCCTGGCCAACCGCCGCGCCCTGGACGAGGCGCTGGCCGACGCATGGGCGCGCGCGCGCCGCGACGGCACGCCGCTGGGCCTCATGCTGGCCGACATCGACCACTTCAAGAACTTCAACGACACCTACGGCCACCAGGCCGGCGATGTCTGCATCACGCAGGTGGCGCAGGTGCTCAGGCAAGGCGCGCGCCGGCCGGGCGACCTGGCCGCGCGCTACGGCGGCGAGGAACTGGCCCTGGTCCTGCCGGGCTGCGATACGGACGCCCTGCGCACGATGGGCGAGGCGCTGTGCCGCAACGTGCGTGCGCTGCAGATCCCCCACGCCGAAAGCTACAGCGCCAGCGTGGTGACCATCAGCGTGGGCGCGGTGGCGCTGTGGCCGAGCCGGCTGGGCGAGGATGAAGGGCCGGCCACCCTGATCCACCTGGCCGACATGGCCCTGTACGACGCCAAGGCCGGCGGCCGCGATCGCGCGGCGGTACGCGCCTAA
- a CDS encoding response regulator, with amino-acid sequence MILIVEDDAGAREIAALILEAEGYQVTQANGGNQALQLLEGGATFDLVFSDINMPGGMDGIQLARRVADLDAQLPVVLTSGHAEGSFRDFPANARFLPKPYNRQALLGMLRQQLARQST; translated from the coding sequence ATGATCCTCATCGTCGAGGATGACGCCGGCGCGCGCGAGATCGCGGCCCTCATCCTCGAAGCCGAGGGCTACCAGGTCACCCAGGCCAACGGCGGCAATCAGGCGCTGCAGCTGCTGGAGGGCGGCGCGACCTTCGATCTGGTCTTCAGCGACATCAACATGCCGGGCGGCATGGACGGCATCCAGCTGGCGCGCCGCGTGGCCGATCTGGATGCGCAGCTTCCGGTCGTGCTGACCTCCGGCCACGCCGAGGGCTCTTTCCGGGATTTCCCGGCCAACGCCAGGTTCCTGCCCAAGCCCTACAACCGGCAGGCGCTGCTGGGCATGTTGCGCCAGCAGCTGGCGCGCCAGAGCACCTGA
- a CDS encoding ATP-binding protein — protein MPAFSRDHYRQIVELSGDGIFELDAGGRVVTVNQRGLELLDAYGRHDVVGRRWHELWTPPMQPIAREAVRLAGVGQRNEFQGAIQTLRDQERIWSVIVSPLALEPGQPMLLLAMCRDVTDRLRADQALRLINESLTSQLQGAELRALVTARHADFLESSLTQTQEQAEAERHAAERLRGQVDIAEAARNLAEHARDSAELASLQAQKGEAVGQLVAGIAHDFNNMLQTAVAAISVITDSPEQLTPLQRKLLGRGQEALHHASMLARRLLAFSRRHPPRFEALDLREVAASMAELMRQALGPDMVLVVEPAPQALITQGDPHAIAQAVMNLCINARDACQNRGQITVSFSHQSIASDGATPSRASGQYVVLSVADTGTGMDQATLSRLFEPYFTTKPEGQGTGLGLAQVYALMRHSGGFIDVDTALGRGTVMSLWFPQAEGASAHAQAATHAA, from the coding sequence ATGCCAGCCTTCTCGCGAGATCACTACCGACAGATCGTCGAACTGTCCGGCGACGGCATTTTCGAGCTCGATGCCGGCGGCCGCGTGGTGACGGTCAACCAGCGTGGCCTGGAACTGCTCGATGCCTACGGCCGCCACGACGTGGTCGGCCGGCGCTGGCACGAGCTGTGGACGCCCCCGATGCAGCCCATCGCCCGCGAGGCGGTGCGCCTGGCCGGCGTGGGCCAGCGCAACGAGTTCCAGGGCGCCATCCAGACCCTGCGCGACCAGGAGCGGATCTGGTCGGTGATCGTCAGCCCGCTGGCGCTGGAGCCCGGCCAGCCGATGCTGCTGCTGGCGATGTGCCGCGACGTCACCGACCGCCTGCGCGCCGACCAGGCCCTGCGCCTGATCAACGAGAGCCTCACCTCGCAGCTGCAGGGCGCCGAACTGCGCGCACTGGTCACCGCGCGCCACGCCGATTTCCTGGAGTCCTCGCTCACCCAGACCCAGGAGCAGGCCGAGGCCGAGCGCCATGCGGCCGAGCGGCTGCGCGGGCAGGTGGACATCGCCGAGGCCGCGCGCAACCTGGCCGAACACGCGCGCGACTCGGCCGAGCTGGCCTCGCTGCAGGCGCAGAAGGGCGAGGCGGTCGGCCAGCTGGTGGCCGGCATCGCCCACGACTTCAACAACATGCTGCAGACCGCGGTGGCGGCCATCAGCGTGATCACCGACAGCCCCGAGCAGCTGACCCCGCTGCAGCGCAAGCTGCTGGGGCGCGGGCAGGAGGCGCTGCACCACGCCTCGATGCTGGCGCGCCGGCTGCTGGCGTTCTCGCGCCGGCATCCGCCGCGCTTCGAAGCGCTGGACCTGCGCGAGGTGGCCGCGTCCATGGCCGAACTGATGCGCCAGGCGCTGGGCCCGGACATGGTCCTGGTGGTCGAGCCCGCCCCGCAGGCGCTGATCACCCAGGGCGACCCGCATGCCATCGCCCAGGCGGTGATGAACCTGTGCATCAACGCCCGCGACGCCTGCCAGAACCGCGGCCAGATCACCGTGTCGTTCTCGCACCAGTCCATCGCCAGCGACGGCGCCACGCCCTCGCGCGCCAGCGGTCAGTACGTGGTGCTGTCGGTGGCCGACACCGGCACCGGCATGGACCAGGCCACGCTGTCGCGGCTGTTCGAGCCGTACTTCACCACCAAGCCCGAGGGGCAGGGCACCGGCCTGGGCCTGGCCCAGGTCTATGCGCTGATGCGCCACAGCGGCGGCTTCATCGATGTCGACACCGCGCTGGGCCGCGGCACGGTCATGAGCCTGTGGTTTCCGCAGGCCGAGGGCGCCAGCGCCCACGCGCAGGCCGCCACGCACGCGGCCTGA